The following is a genomic window from Chloracidobacterium sp..
TCGGACAATTGATCGGCGGATTGATCGTAGGAGTGATCGCAAGGTTTCTGATGCCCGGCAAAGAAGCTCTTCCGAGTGGCGTGTTTGGTATAGTGCTGACCGCGGTATTAGGTATCGCGGGTGCTTTCTTAGGCGGTATCATTGCCCGCTCGCTTTGGGCAACGGA
Proteins encoded in this region:
- a CDS encoding GlsB/YeaQ/YmgE family stress response membrane protein, with protein sequence MIGQLIGGLIVGVIARFLMPGKEALPSGVFGIVLTAVLGIAGAFLGGIIARSLWATENYAAGWVMSIIGALILLFIVRLIFGAKADK